A window from Variovorax sp. PBL-E5 encodes these proteins:
- a CDS encoding DUF2889 domain-containing protein encodes MDALPDPVSREPAHIRAITTRSFLRADGLWDLEAELVDTKAYATTTNGDRSRAAGEPVHHMHIRLTIDDALIVHAAVAAMPSTPFDECAPAADPFGGLVGARIGPGWRKQVDAAMGGVRGCTHLRELLGVMATVAFQTVPGYRRHQRLQRGEAPLVATEPDHQMGKCLSWDFDGPVIARIAPQFIGYRPKAPSRRDAA; translated from the coding sequence ATGGACGCCCTCCCCGACCCCGTTTCTCGCGAGCCCGCGCACATCCGTGCCATCACGACCCGGAGCTTTCTGCGCGCCGACGGGCTCTGGGACCTCGAGGCCGAACTGGTCGACACCAAGGCCTATGCGACAACGACCAACGGCGACCGCTCGCGTGCCGCGGGCGAGCCCGTCCACCACATGCACATCCGTCTGACGATCGACGACGCACTGATCGTGCACGCCGCAGTGGCGGCCATGCCCAGCACGCCCTTCGATGAATGCGCGCCCGCAGCCGACCCCTTCGGCGGCCTGGTCGGCGCAAGGATCGGTCCGGGTTGGCGCAAGCAGGTCGACGCGGCCATGGGCGGCGTGCGCGGCTGCACCCACCTGCGCGAGTTGCTGGGCGTGATGGCGACCGTCGCCTTTCAAACCGTTCCGGGCTACCGGCGCCACCAGCGGCTACAGCGCGGAGAGGCACCCCTCGTCGCCACCGAGCCCGACCATCAGATGGGCAAATGCCTGAGCTGGGATTTCGACGGCCCTGTCATCGCGCGCATCGCGCCGCAATTCATCGGCTACCGCCCGAAGGCACCGTCGCGCCGAGACGCCGCGTGA
- a CDS encoding 3-keto-5-aminohexanoate cleavage protein produces MFQQKKVIISCAVTGAIHTPSMSPHLPVTADEIAEASIAACEAGAAIIHLHARDPVTGKPDQRPEAFKPFLEQIKARSKAVVNLTTGGSPYMTVQERMLPAKVLRPEVASMNMGTMNFGLFPMLKRFKAFKHDWERPYLEGSKDLIFRNTYGDLETVLTELSANDTRYEFECYDTSHLYNLAHFVERGLVKAPFFIQTVFGILGGIGTHPDDVMHMKRTADRLFGDNYRWSVLGAGASQMKVAAMAASMGGNVRVGLEDSLWIGKGRLAKSNAEQVHQVRAILEGLGLEIATADEAREILQLKGASAVGF; encoded by the coding sequence ATGTTCCAGCAAAAGAAGGTCATCATCAGCTGCGCAGTGACCGGCGCGATCCACACGCCGTCGATGTCTCCGCACCTGCCGGTCACGGCCGACGAGATCGCAGAGGCGTCCATCGCGGCTTGCGAAGCGGGCGCGGCAATCATTCACCTGCATGCCCGCGATCCCGTCACCGGCAAGCCGGATCAGCGCCCGGAGGCGTTCAAGCCATTCCTCGAGCAGATCAAGGCCCGGAGCAAGGCGGTCGTCAATCTGACGACCGGCGGCTCGCCCTACATGACCGTGCAGGAGCGCATGCTGCCGGCGAAGGTGCTTCGACCCGAGGTCGCATCGATGAACATGGGCACCATGAACTTCGGCCTGTTCCCCATGCTCAAGCGCTTCAAGGCGTTCAAGCATGATTGGGAACGCCCTTACCTCGAAGGAAGCAAGGACCTGATCTTTCGCAACACCTACGGCGATTTGGAAACCGTGCTGACCGAGCTCTCGGCGAACGACACCCGCTACGAATTCGAGTGCTACGACACCTCGCACCTGTACAACCTGGCGCACTTCGTCGAGCGTGGCCTGGTGAAGGCGCCGTTTTTCATCCAGACCGTGTTCGGCATCCTCGGCGGCATCGGCACGCATCCCGACGATGTGATGCACATGAAACGCACGGCCGACCGGCTGTTCGGCGACAACTACCGCTGGTCGGTGCTGGGCGCCGGCGCCAGTCAGATGAAAGTCGCAGCGATGGCGGCGTCCATGGGCGGGAACGTGCGGGTGGGCCTGGAAGACAGTCTGTGGATCGGCAAGGGCCGTCTGGCGAAATCGAATGCCGAGCAGGTGCACCAGGTGCGCGCCATCCTCGAAGGCTTGGGGCTGGAGATCGCCACGGCGGATGAGGCGCGGGAGATTCTCCAGCTGAAAGGTGCCTCTGCTGTCGGCTTTTGA
- a CDS encoding acyl-CoA dehydrogenase family protein, with translation MNFDLSDEQRAIQEAVAGICRDFGDDYWLLRDREGGFPEDFYRAMANAGWLGIAMPQEHGGAGLGILEATLMMEAVAGSGAGLSGASAIHMNVFGLHPVAVHGTEQQKRRWLPSIIRGEAKACFGVTEPNTGLNTLKLKTMAVRKGDRYIVNGQKIWISTAQVAHKILLLARTTPIEQVKSPSQGLSLFYTDLDRSHIEVREIEKLGRKCVDSNQLFIDGLEIPVEDRIGEEGKGFSYILDGMNPERLLLAAEATGLGRAALRRAASYANERVVFDRPIGKNQGVQHPLAERWVELEAAELLYRRGAWLYDQGRPCGAEANAAKFFCAEAGFRSCETAVLTHGGMGYAKEYHVERYLREAMLPRLAPVSIQLILSFIAEKVLNLPKSY, from the coding sequence ATGAACTTCGATCTGAGTGATGAACAACGTGCGATCCAGGAAGCCGTGGCCGGCATCTGCCGCGATTTCGGCGACGACTATTGGCTGCTCAGGGATCGCGAAGGCGGCTTTCCCGAGGACTTCTACCGCGCCATGGCCAACGCCGGCTGGCTCGGCATCGCCATGCCGCAGGAGCACGGCGGCGCGGGCCTGGGCATCCTCGAAGCCACCCTCATGATGGAAGCCGTCGCGGGCTCCGGCGCAGGCCTGTCCGGCGCTTCCGCCATTCACATGAACGTGTTCGGATTGCATCCTGTCGCCGTGCACGGCACGGAACAACAGAAGCGCCGCTGGCTTCCGTCGATCATCCGGGGCGAGGCGAAAGCCTGCTTCGGCGTCACCGAGCCGAACACCGGGCTCAACACGCTCAAGCTCAAGACGATGGCGGTGCGCAAGGGCGACCGGTACATCGTGAACGGGCAGAAGATCTGGATCTCCACCGCCCAGGTCGCTCACAAGATCCTCCTGCTGGCGCGGACCACGCCGATCGAACAGGTCAAGTCGCCCTCGCAAGGGCTCAGTCTCTTCTACACCGACCTGGACCGCAGCCACATCGAGGTTCGCGAGATCGAGAAGCTCGGCCGCAAGTGCGTCGATTCCAATCAACTGTTCATCGACGGGCTCGAGATTCCGGTGGAAGACCGGATCGGAGAAGAAGGCAAGGGGTTCTCGTACATCCTCGATGGAATGAATCCCGAGCGCCTGCTGCTCGCGGCCGAAGCCACCGGTCTCGGCCGCGCGGCGCTGCGCCGGGCGGCGAGTTATGCCAACGAAAGGGTGGTCTTCGACCGCCCGATCGGCAAGAACCAGGGTGTTCAGCATCCGCTGGCGGAGCGTTGGGTGGAACTGGAAGCGGCGGAACTGCTGTACCGGCGCGGCGCATGGCTCTACGACCAGGGCCGGCCCTGCGGCGCGGAGGCCAACGCCGCCAAGTTCTTCTGCGCCGAGGCGGGCTTCCGTTCCTGCGAGACGGCCGTGCTGACGCATGGCGGCATGGGCTACGCGAAGGAGTACCACGTCGAGCGCTACCTGAGAGAGGCGATGCTTCCCAGGCTGGCACCCGTGTCCATCCAACTGATCCTGTCTTTCATTGCGGAGAAGGTGCTGAACCTTCCCAAGTCTTACTGA
- a CDS encoding CaiB/BaiF CoA transferase family protein, with translation MSKQPLRGLRVLDLSKVLAGPLCAQYLGDMGADVIKIESPRGGGDETRGWPPLREGGGARTGAIFISTNRNKRSIAVDLATDDGREIVHRLARRADVAITSFGPGVATKLGVDSASLRALNPRLVFCDISGFGSVGPMSQGKGYDVILQAFCGMLSITGEADGPPVRSPFSPVDQGTGLHALAGILAALYERERSGVGGTVEASLFDTATGFLAYFLQNFWERGTEPVRPGSGHESLCPYQVFETADKPLILGVANDALWQRFCALAGLESVRDDPRFATNATRVEHRAQTLSLVSAAMRTRGRADWLQTLDAAGIPCSPLHTLGELSAHPHTRASGMVFEYEHPALGTLATVAQPLRFDGERTEVRRAAPMHGEHTREVLAELGYSEAEIVRLASKGEAR, from the coding sequence ATGAGCAAACAGCCTCTGCGCGGCCTGCGCGTGCTGGACCTGTCCAAGGTTCTTGCCGGCCCCCTGTGCGCCCAGTACCTGGGCGACATGGGGGCCGACGTGATCAAGATCGAGTCGCCGCGGGGCGGCGGTGACGAAACCCGTGGATGGCCTCCGCTGCGCGAGGGCGGGGGAGCGCGAACCGGCGCGATCTTCATCAGCACCAATCGCAACAAGCGCTCGATCGCGGTCGACCTCGCCACCGACGACGGCCGCGAGATCGTGCATCGGCTCGCGCGGCGAGCGGACGTCGCGATCACGAGCTTCGGACCGGGCGTGGCCACGAAGCTCGGCGTCGACAGCGCATCGCTTCGCGCGTTGAACCCCCGGCTGGTGTTCTGCGACATCTCGGGTTTCGGCAGCGTTGGGCCGATGTCCCAGGGCAAGGGCTACGACGTGATCCTGCAGGCGTTCTGCGGCATGCTCTCCATCACCGGCGAAGCGGATGGCCCGCCGGTGCGCAGTCCCTTCTCCCCCGTGGACCAGGGCACGGGCCTGCATGCGCTCGCCGGCATCCTGGCGGCGCTGTACGAGCGGGAACGAAGCGGGGTCGGCGGCACGGTGGAGGCCTCGCTCTTCGACACCGCGACCGGCTTCCTCGCCTACTTCCTGCAGAACTTCTGGGAACGCGGCACCGAACCCGTTCGGCCGGGCAGCGGCCACGAGTCGCTGTGCCCCTATCAGGTGTTCGAGACCGCCGACAAGCCGCTCATCCTCGGCGTCGCCAACGACGCGCTTTGGCAGCGCTTCTGCGCCCTGGCCGGGCTGGAGTCCGTGCGCGACGACCCGCGCTTCGCCACCAACGCGACGCGCGTCGAGCATCGAGCCCAGACGCTGTCACTGGTCAGCGCCGCCATGCGGACGCGCGGGCGGGCCGACTGGTTGCAGACGCTGGACGCAGCCGGCATCCCCTGCTCGCCGCTGCATACCCTCGGCGAACTCTCGGCGCATCCGCACACGCGCGCCAGCGGCATGGTGTTCGAGTACGAGCATCCCGCGCTCGGCACGCTCGCCACCGTGGCGCAGCCGCTGCGATTCGATGGCGAACGCACCGAGGTCCGCCGGGCCGCGCCGATGCACGGCGAGCACACGCGTGAAGTGCTGGCCGAGCTCGGCTACAGCGAGGCGGAGATCGTCCGCCTCGCGTCGAAAGGGGAAGCGCGATGA
- a CDS encoding undecaprenyl-diphosphate phosphatase, with the protein MDIVLLVKAAVMGIVEGLTEFLPISSTGHLILAGSLLGFDDDKAKVFDIAIQTGAIFAVIGVYWEKIRSTVVALPRQPKARRLALNVLVGFLPAVVLGLLFGKAIKAHLFTAVVVASTFIIGGFIILWAEKRPPGAVRVEHVDDMTPWDALKVGVVQCFAMIPGTSRSGSTIIGGMLLGLSRQAATEFSFFLAIPTLIGAGVYSLYKERALLSLADIPLFLVGLVFSFVSAWLCVRWLLRYIASHSFVPFAWYRIAFGIVVLATAWSGAVVWAE; encoded by the coding sequence GTGGATATCGTTTTGCTGGTGAAGGCCGCCGTCATGGGCATCGTCGAGGGCCTGACCGAGTTTCTCCCCATTTCGTCGACCGGGCACCTGATCCTCGCGGGTTCGCTGCTCGGCTTCGACGACGACAAGGCCAAGGTGTTCGACATCGCGATCCAGACCGGCGCGATCTTCGCGGTGATCGGGGTCTACTGGGAGAAGATCCGCTCGACCGTCGTCGCGCTGCCGCGCCAGCCCAAGGCGCGGCGCCTGGCGCTCAACGTGCTGGTCGGCTTCCTGCCCGCGGTGGTGCTGGGCCTGCTGTTCGGCAAGGCGATCAAGGCGCACCTGTTCACCGCGGTCGTGGTGGCCAGCACCTTCATCATCGGCGGCTTCATCATCCTGTGGGCCGAGAAGCGCCCGCCCGGCGCAGTGCGCGTCGAGCATGTCGACGACATGACGCCGTGGGACGCGCTGAAGGTCGGTGTGGTCCAGTGCTTCGCGATGATCCCGGGCACCAGCCGCAGCGGCTCGACCATCATCGGCGGCATGCTGCTGGGCCTGTCGCGCCAGGCGGCGACCGAGTTCTCCTTCTTCCTCGCGATCCCGACGCTGATCGGCGCCGGCGTCTACAGCCTCTACAAGGAGCGCGCGCTGCTGTCGCTGGCCGACATCCCGCTGTTCCTCGTCGGCCTGGTGTTCTCGTTCGTCAGCGCCTGGTTGTGCGTGCGCTGGCTGCTGCGCTACATCGCGAGCCACAGCTTCGTGCCCTTCGCGTGGTACCGGATCGCGTTCGGGATCGTGGTGCTCGCCACCGCATGGAGCGGCGCGGTGGTCTGGGCGGAGTAG